The Colwellia sp. M166 genome segment TTTTTAAAACGTATCTTACTTTCATGCTCAGACAGAAGTGAAAGAAAAGGCCCAATGGCTGTACCAGTTGAAAGCAACCAAAGTTCTGTGGCAGTTTCAGGAATTTCATTTAAGGTCATAAAGCCACTAGGCTTTTCACCAACATAAACCTCATCACCAAGCTGAAGTTGAGCAAGTTTAGGACTTAAATCACCACTAGAAACATCTATAATAAGAAACTCCAAACAGTTTTTACCAAGACGATGGTTAGGCGAGTTAACAAAAGAATAGGCGCGTCTGTGCCAATCACCATTATTACCTTTTAATGCAAGTTTAGTAAATTGTCCTGCGAGGTAAGGAGCAATATTGGCTTTAACCGTGATAGAGAATTCATTGTTAGTCCACTGTTTATAGTCTATGACTTTACCTTGAACAAAACCGGTGAGCATTGTTGTCATCACATTCTCCCATAAACTGTATTCCTATAGCGTTAACTTTAGCACGGGTAACTAGCTATAAAGCGGTGCTTTTTTTAAACCATAAGTCAGTATTTTAATCATAGCTATAATTTATCTAGTTTGGCATCGCTTTTATATCATAAATAAAGCTATATTTTTATGTTGTTGATATTTAATGAGATAAATAATGATTTATTTTAAATACAGACCCGACAAAGGTAACACGTAACTATTTAATTGGACAGTTTATGTTTTTCAACATCATTAAGATTAATTGAATATGCATTGCCACCAATACCATGGAACTCCTCATCAGTAAAAATGATAATATTTTCATCGCGAAAAGTAATCGCTTCTTTTTGGGTCACAATACCCAAATCAATGCGG includes the following:
- a CDS encoding ferredoxin--NADP reductase, whose product is MTTMLTGFVQGKVIDYKQWTNNEFSITVKANIAPYLAGQFTKLALKGNNGDWHRRAYSFVNSPNHRLGKNCLEFLIIDVSSGDLSPKLAQLQLGDEVYVGEKPSGFMTLNEIPETATELWLLSTGTAIGPFLSLLSEHESKIRFKKLVLVHAVRTSQELVYQELIANLQQEYRGKLTYIPIVSREKHQHILSGRIPALLRDGRLMQAANLFPDKHNSFFYLCGNPAMVHDTRDVLLALGFAKHLRRSKGHFSFENYW